Sequence from the Triplophysa rosa linkage group LG22, Trosa_1v2, whole genome shotgun sequence genome:
AAATTTGTTGAGGATGAGGATGACGATAACTAGCTTAGCTGTAACGTTACTTCAAATATTCACACGAAAATAAAATTGGGGTTtaaataaaacgtgaaaatgaACTGAACCGTCGACTAAACGAGTTTAAGTTATGACGTAGTGTTTAGTACGAAGTTTACACGTCTGGAGTGTTAAGTTAAATAGATTGTGTGCGTTAAAACAGAATCGAAACTAGTTTATGTATGAGTTTACAAACGAAATCGGATAAATAAAAATCGCGATCATATTAGAAACGAGTGATTGGCGAGTATTTTACTACAGAATAATGTTCATTTACGATATtatcagtaaaataataatacaaaaaaaatactgaaacaggaagtgtctGTTGTCATCGAAAGAGTTTCGGTGTATCGGAGTTGTAATAAGATAATACGGTATGGTGATaaattaatcatttgtaaaatccttcagagaaaaaaattacctggacatgttttttttgctgATATATGAACTATGTGATGGGTTATGAAATAACCCATCAATAATACAATACATTTCATGCATTGAAGTTGCAAGTGACCACAGTTAACGTACTTTCGTTTTTACTAATAAATGATAGTTTTCTCATATCATTTCAAGGTTTAAGAAATGTTAGGTTTCACAATAGAATCACTTTAGGAGGATCATATTCTGTCTTTTACAGGAACTTGATGAAATTCGCAAGTCTGGAATGAAAACTTTCCGCAACATTCTGGTTGACGAGTCGAACATTCTGACCTGGCAAGGGCTCATTGTGCCTGTAAGTTCATATAAAAGTCCcagttttttattgaaaaacttGTTGTCTGTTAGGATCTCATGTGTTATTCTTTTTTCAAGGACAACCCTCCCTATGATAAAGGTGCATTCCGGATTGAGATCACGTTCCCTGCggaatatccctttaaaccccCAAAGATTACGTTCAAAACAAAGATCTACCACCCAAATATTGATGAGAAGGGTCAGGTGTGCCTGCCAGTCATAAGTGCAGAGAACTGGAAACCAGCAACCAAAACTGACCAAGGTACATTGTCTCTCTTAAACTAGAACTTTGGAGTCTGACATTGGTATAATTATGATCTGtgttatttctcttaaacagTAATCCAGTCTCTCATCGCCCTCGTCAACGACCCCCAACCAGAACACCCACTCAGGGCTGACCTAGCAGAAGAATACTCAAAAGACCGTAAAAAATTCTTTAAGAACGCAGAAGAGTTTACAAGGAAACACGGCGAGAAGAGGCCAGTGGACTGATATTGCATGGGCACGTTTCTCGTTTCTTCTCTGCCCGCAAAACCGTCTCCCCCAATCCGAGTCCCCGCCAACCTGCTCTCACGCTGTCACCCAGCATTCTCTGAGCCCTCAGAGCCCAACATCCCAGCCGCATTTCACCTTTGGCAGAAAGACCCCGTGACTTGCCCCGTGGGTGAAGTCAGAAAGACCCAGTGACTTGCCCCGTGGGTGTCGACCGGCTGGTGTAGCGTAATCATGGGACACATGCCAATGAGATCTTAAAAAAATTGTGAGATTTATGGGTGGGACAGGGcagtgggcggggctaagagGTAAAAGTTTGTTCCTTTTAATTAGTTCTTAAATTGCACAGAGATGTGTCCAGTCTGCTGTGCAATGAATCGACTGTTTTTATAGCAGAATACTACGGTGAACCAGAGTATAATGTTAAGTCGTTTCACTTTCACATGTATGACATTGttaaaaacttaaaatccaAAAGATCTTTGAACAAAGTCATATAATACATTAATGTTCTAAAGGTGTGTGGAAATTTTCATTTCTcatctttgtgttttttatatatttgcttAGGTTGCACTGTTTTCTGTGGAATAAGGT
This genomic interval carries:
- the ube2l3a gene encoding ubiquitin-conjugating enzyme E2 L3a; protein product: MAASRRLHKELDEIRKSGMKTFRNILVDESNILTWQGLIVPDNPPYDKGAFRIEITFPAEYPFKPPKITFKTKIYHPNIDEKGQVCLPVISAENWKPATKTDQVIQSLIALVNDPQPEHPLRADLAEEYSKDRKKFFKNAEEFTRKHGEKRPVD